One genomic region from Gemmatimonadaceae bacterium encodes:
- a CDS encoding DinB family protein, producing MTLDVIAYAYKYNAWATDGLLKSMEQLTPEQYAAPGCSGHGSIRDTFAHFMASQHAWVSWYEGKITVSDAIKLRLQPDDVATVAQARQRWLPILAQTDAFIAGLTDDRIHQFLEWGIPNGPSGKSRMWQMLLHTANHGTHTRAQVVAAIRRAGYTPGNIEMLTYVMTHPDD from the coding sequence ATGACCCTGGACGTGATCGCCTACGCTTACAAGTACAACGCCTGGGCCACGGACGGCCTGCTCAAATCCATGGAGCAGCTTACGCCCGAGCAGTATGCGGCGCCCGGATGCAGTGGGCACGGGTCCATCCGCGACACCTTCGCGCACTTCATGGCGTCGCAGCACGCGTGGGTGTCGTGGTACGAGGGAAAGATCACCGTGAGCGATGCGATCAAGCTGCGACTCCAGCCCGACGACGTGGCCACGGTGGCGCAGGCCCGCCAACGGTGGCTCCCGATCCTGGCCCAGACCGACGCCTTCATCGCCGGGCTCACCGACGACCGGATCCACCAGTTCCTCGAGTGGGGCATTCCCAACGGGCCGTCGGGCAAGTCCCGGATGTGGCAGATGCTGCTCCACACCGCCAACCACGGCACGCATACGCGGGCCCAGGTCGTGGCGGCCATCCGCCGCGCGGGCTACACTCCCGGCAACATCGAGATGCTCACGTACGTCATGACGCACCCCGACGACTGA
- a CDS encoding MBL fold metallo-hydrolase: protein MPPITRREFLATSGSCAAHLALAAAVAPRALRELWARMPAGPVVATAPFARLEQVAEGIWALVSTPLSGDYTTVSNGGIIVGRNAVLVIEGFNTPKGAQWLAGQAHALTGRWPTHVIVTHYHSDHSNGVAGYFTDGRHPEISATQITRDEAIARNKPADDARTAALRDAVLLSPTEGGTFDLGGRAVRIVPQLGHTDSDLALELDDPNIVFCGDLFWNAMFPNYVDAIPSKLSASVRVLQRARARTYVPGHGAIGTPADLDRYVAMIDDVERAARRAHAQGMSAHDAAAAYTLPPSTGEWTMFSKSFIERAFIAWNRELTG from the coding sequence ATGCCGCCCATCACCCGTCGCGAATTTCTGGCCACCTCCGGCTCTTGCGCCGCGCACCTGGCCCTCGCCGCCGCCGTGGCCCCGCGCGCGCTGCGCGAGCTGTGGGCCCGCATGCCGGCCGGCCCCGTGGTCGCCACCGCGCCGTTCGCGCGCCTGGAACAGGTGGCCGAGGGGATCTGGGCGCTGGTCTCGACGCCGCTGAGCGGCGACTACACCACGGTCTCCAACGGCGGCATCATCGTGGGCCGGAACGCCGTGCTGGTGATCGAGGGGTTCAACACGCCCAAGGGTGCACAGTGGTTGGCCGGCCAGGCGCACGCGCTCACCGGCCGGTGGCCCACCCACGTGATCGTCACGCACTACCACTCGGACCACTCCAACGGCGTGGCCGGCTATTTCACCGACGGCCGCCACCCGGAGATCAGCGCCACGCAGATCACGCGCGACGAGGCCATCGCGCGCAACAAGCCGGCCGACGACGCGCGCACCGCCGCGCTCCGTGACGCCGTGCTGCTGTCGCCCACCGAGGGCGGCACGTTCGACCTTGGCGGCCGCGCCGTCCGCATCGTGCCGCAGCTCGGCCACACCGACAGCGACCTGGCGCTCGAGCTGGACGATCCGAACATCGTGTTCTGCGGCGATCTGTTCTGGAACGCGATGTTCCCCAACTACGTGGACGCCATTCCCAGCAAGCTGTCGGCGTCGGTGCGGGTGCTGCAGCGCGCCCGGGCGCGCACGTACGTTCCGGGGCACGGGGCCATCGGGACGCCGGCCGATCTCGACCGGTACGTCGCGATGATCGACGACGTGGAACGCGCCGCCCGGCGCGCCCACGCGCAGGGCATGAGCGCCCACGACGCCGCGGCCGCGTACACCCTTCCGCCGTCCACCGGCGAGTGGACGATGTTCAGCAAGAGCTTCATCGAGCGCGCATTCATCGCCTGGAATCGCGAGCTCACCGGCTGA
- a CDS encoding transferrin receptor-like dimerization domain-containing protein produces MMFRLTPSLLVALGGLALVPTRTAPDPQPLRGFTGASSRVERDWEAKFDAIPDPARMRAAMKLLSARPHHVGSAYDSTNAEWILAQYKSWGWDAHIETFYVLFPTPKQRLVELVAPTHYTAKLEEPTVAVDPTSGQKSEQLPTYNAYSADGDVTGPLVFVNYGVPADYDELARHGISVKGAIVIAKYGGSWRGIKPKVAAEHGAIGCLIYSDPGDDGYAGGAVFPNGPMRPSQGVQRGSVEDMPTYTGDPLTPGWGATKDAKRLPISESTVLSKIPVQPISYGDAQPLLEAMGGPVAPKSWRGGLPITYRLGAGPARVHLVVKSNWDIKPIHDVIAKLPGTTEADQWIIRGNHHDAWVNGAADPLSGQVAELEEARALGTLYRQGWRPKRTIIYAAWDGEEPGLLGSTEWVEEHAAELQQHAVAYINTDGNGRGFFHAAGSHSLEDFVNGVEKDVTDPEANVSLWQRNKAEQAVRAAEDGGRGGAGESATARPDADLPIGALGSGSDYTPFLQHLGIASLDVGFGGEDQSGIYHSIYDDFYWYTHFSDTSFVYGRALSQAVGTGVMRLADADVLPFVYTNLAATVHRYTTELQQLRDQRAREIAAKDRAIAAGDYALASDPRNPTLAPAPEVAPPQFNFAPLLNAVDTLTAAAARFERAYAQWDHTSDTAEAALRGVNERLLQSERELTSDAGLPRRPWYKHLLYAPGYYTGYGVKTMPGVREAIEQDEWSSVDAQIARIAGALQAEAALVNGAAANLGPAR; encoded by the coding sequence ATGATGTTCCGACTCACGCCCTCGCTCCTCGTCGCACTCGGCGGGCTCGCGCTGGTTCCGACGCGCACCGCTCCCGACCCGCAGCCGCTGCGTGGATTCACCGGCGCCTCGTCGCGCGTGGAACGCGATTGGGAAGCAAAGTTCGACGCGATTCCCGATCCGGCCCGCATGCGCGCCGCCATGAAGCTCCTCTCGGCGCGCCCCCATCACGTGGGGTCGGCGTACGACTCGACCAACGCGGAGTGGATCCTGGCCCAGTACAAGTCGTGGGGGTGGGACGCCCACATCGAGACGTTCTACGTCCTGTTCCCCACGCCCAAGCAGCGGCTGGTGGAGCTCGTGGCGCCCACGCACTACACGGCCAAGCTCGAGGAGCCGACCGTCGCCGTGGATCCCACGTCGGGGCAGAAGTCCGAGCAGCTTCCCACGTACAACGCCTACTCCGCCGACGGCGACGTGACCGGTCCGCTGGTGTTCGTCAACTACGGCGTGCCTGCGGACTACGACGAACTGGCGCGGCACGGCATCTCGGTGAAGGGCGCGATCGTGATCGCCAAGTACGGCGGGTCGTGGCGCGGCATCAAGCCCAAGGTGGCCGCCGAGCACGGCGCCATCGGATGCCTCATCTATTCCGATCCGGGGGACGACGGCTACGCCGGCGGCGCGGTGTTCCCCAACGGCCCGATGCGGCCCTCGCAGGGCGTGCAGCGCGGCAGCGTCGAGGACATGCCCACGTACACCGGTGATCCGCTCACGCCCGGCTGGGGCGCCACCAAGGACGCCAAGCGGCTGCCAATCAGCGAGTCCACGGTCCTGTCCAAGATCCCCGTGCAGCCCATCTCGTACGGCGACGCGCAGCCGCTGCTCGAAGCCATGGGCGGGCCGGTGGCGCCGAAGTCGTGGCGCGGCGGACTGCCAATCACCTACCGGCTGGGCGCGGGCCCGGCGCGCGTGCACTTGGTGGTGAAGTCCAACTGGGACATCAAGCCCATCCACGACGTCATCGCCAAGCTGCCGGGCACCACCGAGGCCGACCAGTGGATCATCCGCGGCAACCACCACGACGCGTGGGTGAACGGCGCCGCCGATCCGCTCTCGGGACAGGTGGCCGAACTGGAGGAGGCGCGCGCCCTCGGCACGCTGTACCGGCAGGGCTGGCGCCCCAAGCGGACGATCATCTACGCCGCGTGGGACGGTGAAGAGCCCGGCCTGCTCGGCTCCACCGAATGGGTCGAGGAGCACGCCGCGGAACTGCAGCAGCACGCCGTGGCATACATCAACACCGACGGGAACGGGCGCGGGTTCTTCCATGCCGCCGGATCGCATTCGCTCGAGGACTTCGTGAACGGCGTGGAGAAGGACGTCACCGATCCCGAAGCCAACGTCAGCCTCTGGCAGCGCAACAAGGCCGAGCAGGCCGTGCGCGCGGCCGAGGACGGCGGGCGAGGGGGCGCCGGCGAGAGCGCCACGGCCCGCCCCGACGCCGACCTGCCCATCGGCGCGCTCGGCTCCGGCTCCGACTACACGCCGTTCCTGCAGCACCTCGGCATCGCGTCGCTCGACGTCGGCTTCGGCGGCGAGGACCAGAGCGGCATCTACCACTCGATCTACGACGATTTCTACTGGTACACGCACTTCAGCGACACGTCGTTCGTCTATGGCCGCGCGCTGTCGCAGGCGGTGGGCACGGGGGTGATGCGGCTGGCCGACGCCGACGTGCTGCCCTTTGTCTACACCAACCTCGCGGCCACCGTCCACCGGTACACCACGGAGTTGCAGCAACTCCGCGACCAGCGCGCGCGCGAGATCGCCGCCAAGGATCGCGCCATCGCGGCCGGCGACTACGCCCTGGCCAGCGACCCGCGCAACCCCACGCTGGCGCCGGCGCCCGAAGTGGCGCCGCCGCAATTCAACTTCGCGCCGCTGCTCAACGCCGTGGACACGCTGACGGCGGCGGCGGCACGGTTCGAGAGAGCCTACGCGCAGTGGGACCACACCTCCGACACGGCCGAAGCCGCGTTGCGCGGCGTGAACGAGCGCCTGCTCCAGTCGGAGCGCGAGCTGACGTCCGACGCGGGCCTGCCGCGCCGTCCATGGTACAAGCACCTGCTCTACGCCCCCGGCTACTACACGGGCTACGGCGTGAAGACCATGCCGGGCGTGCGCGAGGCCATCGAGCAGGACGAGTGGAGCAGCGTGGATGCGCAGATCGCGCGCATCGCCGGCGCGCTCCAGGCGGAAGCGGCGCTCGTGAACGGCGCCGCCGCCAACCTGGGCCCCGCCAGGTGA
- a CDS encoding beta-galactosidase — translation MRRLLLILVFACGGLAHAQTGPLVADSGRFLLRGKPFQIIAGSMHYARVPRAYWRDRLEKARAMGLNTITTYVFWNLHEPSPGHYDFSGQNDIAEYLRIAQQVGLHVILRPGPYVCAEWDLGGYPAWLFADSGIVLRSTDPKFTRPAQRWLDRLGKEVTPLLASHGGPIIAVQVENEYGSFGKDTAYLEWQLAALRHAGFNDVLLYTADGDYQLPHGTLPQLPAVVNFGPGEADSAFARLQSFRPDGPLMTGEYWAGWFDQWGRPHHTTDAAQQTRELAWMLGRGYSVNLYMFHGGTTFGFMNGANIDGGHYHPQTTSYDYDAALDESGRPTPKYYAFRDVIAKHTGITPPPVPDTPPPIAVPPFPLAQAASLWSQLPTPVHVARPRSMETFGQSYGYILYRTTVGPATAGELVVRDVRDYAQVYVNGALAGTMDRRLDQDSMALALPAHARLDLLVENTGRVNFARPLLTEQQGITHSVSLAGQELTGWDVYTLPMSSTPNPAFHDGAPAGPAFYRGEFQVAKPGDTFLDMRGWGKGTVWVNGHQLGRFWYIGPQQTLYVPGPWLHRGSNEVVVFDLMHPERRTLAGLAHPILDDLQPTTPAAPAGAAGAQRPEALWYSVGHDASTESFVAHADQIDIVAPQVFAIEHDGRIRGHIDPRVVQTARDKHVKLVPLVVNPGFDQALVHRVLTVPIVRRRALHSLADLCRDEHLDGIQFDFENVNVADRDAFTAFVRQAVDSVHHAGCTLSAAVVPRASDAPGSTAYEQWLFENWRGVYDYKALADTLDFISYMTYAEHTGGTTPGPVAGFAWMEACLQHLLALGVPPAKISLGIPSYSDWWYPFYSEKTGARSEGRDIPYARAESLLTAHGAHATWDEAQQSPFAVWSDHGLFNYLWIEDARAFAAKLALVRQYHLRGYSVWVLGTEDPLVWPAIAAAGRP, via the coding sequence ATGCGCCGACTTCTCCTGATCCTCGTGTTCGCCTGTGGCGGGCTGGCCCACGCCCAGACCGGACCGTTGGTGGCCGACTCAGGCCGCTTCCTGCTCCGCGGCAAGCCGTTCCAGATCATCGCCGGTTCCATGCACTACGCGCGCGTGCCGCGCGCGTACTGGCGCGACCGGCTGGAGAAGGCCCGCGCGATGGGCCTCAACACGATCACGACATACGTGTTCTGGAATCTCCACGAGCCCTCGCCCGGCCACTACGACTTCTCCGGCCAGAACGACATCGCCGAGTACCTCCGCATCGCCCAGCAGGTGGGGCTGCACGTGATCCTGCGCCCCGGCCCGTACGTGTGCGCCGAATGGGACCTGGGCGGATATCCCGCCTGGCTGTTCGCCGACTCGGGCATCGTGCTGCGCAGCACCGACCCCAAATTCACCCGGCCCGCCCAGCGCTGGCTCGACCGGCTGGGCAAGGAAGTCACGCCACTGCTCGCCAGCCACGGCGGTCCGATCATCGCCGTGCAGGTGGAGAACGAGTACGGCTCGTTCGGCAAGGACACGGCCTACCTGGAGTGGCAGCTCGCCGCGCTCCGCCACGCCGGATTCAACGACGTGCTGCTCTACACCGCCGACGGCGACTACCAGCTGCCGCACGGGACGCTCCCCCAGCTGCCCGCCGTGGTGAACTTCGGCCCCGGCGAGGCGGACAGCGCGTTCGCGCGGCTGCAGAGCTTTCGCCCCGACGGCCCGCTGATGACGGGCGAGTACTGGGCCGGCTGGTTCGACCAGTGGGGACGCCCGCACCACACCACCGATGCCGCGCAGCAGACACGCGAGTTGGCGTGGATGCTCGGCCGCGGCTACTCGGTGAACCTCTACATGTTCCACGGCGGCACGACGTTCGGGTTCATGAACGGCGCCAACATCGACGGCGGCCACTATCACCCGCAGACCACCAGCTACGACTACGACGCCGCGCTCGACGAGTCGGGGCGCCCCACGCCCAAGTACTACGCCTTCCGCGACGTGATCGCCAAGCACACCGGCATCACGCCGCCGCCGGTGCCGGACACCCCGCCGCCGATCGCCGTGCCCCCGTTCCCGCTCGCGCAGGCGGCGTCGCTCTGGAGCCAGCTCCCCACGCCGGTGCACGTGGCGCGGCCCCGCAGCATGGAGACGTTCGGCCAATCGTACGGCTACATCCTGTACCGCACCACCGTCGGCCCCGCCACCGCCGGTGAGTTGGTGGTGCGCGACGTGCGCGACTACGCGCAGGTGTACGTGAACGGCGCCCTGGCCGGCACCATGGACCGTCGGCTCGACCAGGACAGCATGGCCCTGGCGCTTCCCGCCCACGCCCGGCTCGACCTCCTGGTGGAGAACACCGGACGCGTGAACTTCGCCCGGCCGCTGCTCACCGAGCAGCAGGGCATCACGCATTCGGTATCGCTCGCCGGCCAAGAGCTGACCGGGTGGGACGTGTACACCCTCCCCATGTCGTCCACGCCGAATCCCGCGTTCCACGACGGCGCGCCGGCCGGCCCCGCGTTCTACCGCGGCGAGTTCCAGGTCGCCAAACCCGGCGACACCTTTCTCGACATGCGCGGCTGGGGCAAGGGCACGGTCTGGGTGAACGGACACCAGCTGGGCCGCTTCTGGTACATCGGTCCGCAGCAGACGCTGTACGTGCCCGGCCCCTGGCTGCACCGCGGCAGCAACGAGGTCGTGGTGTTCGACCTGATGCACCCCGAACGCCGCACGCTGGCCGGACTGGCGCATCCGATCCTCGACGACCTGCAGCCCACCACCCCCGCAGCCCCCGCCGGCGCCGCCGGCGCCCAGCGTCCCGAGGCCCTCTGGTACTCCGTGGGCCACGACGCGAGCACCGAGAGCTTCGTGGCCCACGCCGATCAGATCGACATCGTCGCGCCGCAGGTATTCGCGATCGAGCACGACGGCCGCATCCGCGGGCACATCGATCCGCGCGTCGTGCAGACGGCGCGCGACAAGCACGTCAAGCTCGTGCCGCTGGTCGTGAATCCCGGATTCGACCAGGCCCTGGTTCACCGGGTGCTCACCGTCCCCATCGTGCGGCGGCGCGCCCTGCACAGCCTGGCCGACCTGTGCCGCGACGAGCATCTGGACGGCATCCAGTTCGATTTCGAGAACGTGAACGTCGCCGACCGCGACGCGTTCACGGCGTTCGTGCGCCAGGCCGTGGACTCGGTGCATCACGCCGGGTGCACGCTGTCGGCCGCCGTCGTGCCGCGCGCCAGCGACGCGCCCGGATCCACCGCGTACGAGCAGTGGCTGTTCGAGAACTGGCGCGGCGTGTACGACTACAAGGCGTTGGCCGACACGCTCGACTTCATCTCGTACATGACCTACGCCGAGCACACGGGCGGGACCACGCCGGGCCCGGTGGCGGGATTCGCGTGGATGGAGGCGTGTCTCCAGCACCTGCTCGCGCTGGGCGTGCCCCCGGCCAAGATCTCCCTGGGCATCCCCTCGTATTCCGACTGGTGGTATCCGTTCTACAGCGAGAAGACGGGCGCCCGCTCCGAGGGCCGCGACATCCCGTACGCGCGCGCCGAGAGCCTGCTCACCGCGCACGGCGCGCACGCCACCTGGGACGAGGCGCAGCAGTCGCCGTTCGCCGTATGGAGCGACCACGGGTTGTTCAATTACCTGTGGATCGAGGACGCCCGCGCCTTCGCCGCCAAACTCGCGCTGGTGCGCCAATACCACCTGCGCGGCTATTCGGTGTGGGTGCTGGGCACGGAGGATCCGCTCGTCTGGCCGGCGATCGCCGCCGCGGGACGACCGTAG
- a CDS encoding DinB family protein, translated as MDPRVIAPSSILRLNTTLYRNCLHGMTAEQAQARPADHANSAAFVALHLVQSRYFLLKLLGAETANPLPADLAAARSIDDVKQWPAHADLEAAWTTASHALRDRLAAMTAEELDAAVTVRFPAPEQTVFGALTFLVQHDSYHLGQLSLLRKQAGLPAMSYGTP; from the coding sequence ATGGACCCGCGCGTCATCGCCCCATCATCGATCCTGCGCCTCAACACCACGCTCTACCGCAACTGCCTCCACGGCATGACGGCCGAGCAGGCGCAGGCACGCCCCGCCGATCACGCCAACAGCGCCGCGTTCGTGGCCCTGCATCTGGTGCAGTCGCGCTACTTCCTGCTCAAGCTGCTCGGCGCCGAGACGGCCAATCCGCTGCCCGCCGATCTCGCCGCGGCGCGCAGCATCGACGACGTGAAACAGTGGCCGGCGCACGCCGACCTCGAGGCCGCGTGGACCACGGCGTCACACGCCCTGCGCGACCGGCTGGCGGCGATGACCGCCGAGGAACTGGACGCCGCGGTGACGGTCCGCTTTCCGGCCCCGGAGCAGACGGTATTCGGCGCGCTCACGTTTCTCGTCCAGCACGACTCGTACCATCTGGGCCAGCTCTCGCTGCTCCGCAAGCAGGCGGGGCTGCCCGCCATGAGTTACGGCACGCCTTGA